From the genome of Neisseria lisongii, one region includes:
- the recA gene encoding recombinase RecA produces MIEDKGKALAAALAQIEKNFGKGSIMKMDGSHQEDNLDVISTGSLGIDLALGVGGLPRGRVVEIFGPESSGKTTLCLEAIAQCQKTGGVCAFIDAEHAFDPVYARKLGVKVEELYLSQPDTGEQALEICDTLVRSGGVDMVVVDSVAALVPKAEIEGDMGDSHVGLQARLMSQALRKLTGHIKRTNTLVIFINQIRMKIGVMFGNPETTTGGNALKFYSSVRLDIRRGTQIKTKEDEIIGNETKVKVIKNKVAPPFRQATFDILYGEGISWEGELIDIGTDHNIIEKSGSWYSYNGNKIGQGKDNVRLWLKENPEIANEIDAKIRSAVGVNVSITEGTIDHTDGEAPEE; encoded by the coding sequence ATCATCGAAGACAAAGGCAAGGCACTCGCCGCTGCTTTGGCTCAGATTGAAAAAAACTTCGGCAAAGGCTCGATTATGAAGATGGACGGCAGCCATCAGGAAGACAACTTAGACGTTATCTCCACCGGCTCGCTGGGCATTGATTTGGCTTTGGGTGTCGGCGGTTTACCGCGCGGCCGGGTTGTCGAAATCTTCGGACCGGAATCTTCGGGTAAAACCACCCTCTGTTTGGAAGCCATCGCCCAGTGCCAAAAAACCGGCGGCGTGTGTGCCTTTATCGATGCCGAACACGCCTTCGACCCGGTTTACGCCCGCAAACTCGGCGTAAAAGTTGAAGAGCTGTATCTCTCCCAACCCGACACCGGCGAACAAGCCTTGGAAATCTGCGATACGCTGGTACGCTCCGGCGGCGTAGATATGGTGGTGGTCGATTCCGTAGCCGCACTCGTACCGAAAGCCGAAATCGAAGGTGATATGGGCGACAGCCACGTCGGTTTGCAAGCCCGCCTGATGAGCCAGGCGCTGCGCAAACTGACCGGCCACATCAAACGCACCAACACGCTGGTGATTTTCATCAACCAAATCCGCATGAAAATCGGCGTGATGTTCGGTAATCCGGAAACCACCACCGGCGGCAATGCCCTGAAATTCTACTCGTCCGTACGCCTCGATATCCGCCGAGGCACGCAAATCAAGACCAAAGAAGACGAAATCATCGGCAACGAAACCAAAGTCAAAGTAATTAAAAACAAGGTTGCGCCGCCGTTCCGCCAAGCCACTTTCGATATCCTCTACGGCGAAGGCATCAGCTGGGAAGGCGAGCTGATCGACATCGGCACCGATCACAATATTATTGAAAAATCAGGCTCTTGGTACAGCTACAACGGCAACAAAATCGGCCAAGGCAAAGACAATGTCCGCCTGTGGCTGAAAGAAAATCCGGAAATTGCCAACGAAATCGATGCCAAAATCCGCAGCGCCGTAGGTGTCAATGTCAGCATTACCGAAGGCACCATCGACCATACCGACGGCGAAGCGCCCGAAGAATAA
- the truB gene encoding tRNA pseudouridine(55) synthase TruB has protein sequence MTQRKNFRAVNGVLLLDKPGGLSSNTALQKARRLYRAEKAGHTGVLDPLATGLLPVCFGEATKFAQYMLDADKAYTATVKLGEASTTGDAEGEIIERSSQPVSPNDFQQACAALTGPIRQVPPMFSALKHEGRPLYEYARKGIIIERPARDITIYRIDITEFTYPKAVIDVQCSKGTYIRTLSEDIARQCRTFAHLTALRRTATAGFTLEHAHTLDELAGLTESEQDKLLLPCDALVQYLPALTLNDKAVDMLRKGQRPQFSSDHYPAHSPIRIYSQQNHFIGLAEYHPEAARLKPLRLMNTAQAL, from the coding sequence ATGACTCAACGCAAAAACTTCCGAGCCGTCAACGGCGTTCTCCTGCTCGACAAACCCGGCGGCCTTTCCAGCAACACCGCCCTACAAAAAGCCCGCCGCCTGTATCGTGCCGAAAAAGCCGGACACACCGGCGTACTCGACCCCTTAGCCACCGGCCTGTTGCCCGTCTGCTTCGGCGAAGCCACCAAATTCGCCCAATATATGCTGGATGCCGACAAAGCCTACACCGCCACCGTCAAACTCGGCGAAGCCAGCACCACCGGCGATGCCGAAGGCGAAATCATCGAGCGCAGCAGCCAACCCGTTTCCCCAAACGATTTCCAACAAGCCTGCGCCGCCCTCACCGGCCCGATCCGCCAAGTGCCGCCGATGTTTTCCGCTCTCAAACACGAAGGCAGACCGCTCTACGAATACGCCCGCAAAGGCATCATCATCGAACGCCCGGCACGGGACATTACCATTTACCGTATCGACATCACCGAATTTACCTATCCCAAAGCCGTGATTGACGTGCAATGCAGCAAAGGCACCTATATCCGCACCCTCAGCGAAGACATCGCCCGCCAATGCCGCACCTTCGCCCACCTCACCGCCCTGCGCCGCACCGCCACCGCCGGTTTCACCTTGGAACACGCCCATACCTTGGACGAACTTGCCGGTTTGACCGAAAGCGAACAAGACAAATTACTGTTGCCTTGCGATGCACTGGTGCAATACCTCCCCGCCCTGACGCTCAACGACAAAGCCGTCGATATGCTGCGCAAAGGCCAACGCCCCCAATTTAGTTCCGACCATTATCCGGCACACAGCCCGATCCGCATCTACTCACAACAAAACCACTTTATCGGCCTCGCCGAATACCACCCCGAAGCCGCCCGCCTCAAACCCTTGCGTTTGATGAATACGGCACAGGCATTGTAA
- the lon gene encoding endopeptidase La: MSKEKTIEQYRALSTLPLRDVVVYPHMVLPLFVGRPKSIAALEAAMADDEPVFLLAQKESELEEPAPADLHQTGTVAQVLQVLKLPDGTVKVLVEGLYRARALTVEDNGTLFVSHVEALDDEAGDDHPDVEALRRTLLSQFEQYAKLNKKIPAEIINSVHGIKENGRLTDTVAAHLQLKLTYRQQLLETENVMVRMELLLARLEAELDIMQVEKRIRGRVKRQMEKSQREYYLNEQVKAIQKELGEEDERSELEALEGKIKAAGMTKEAEEKCLSELKKLKMMPPMSAESTVVRNYIDILLELPWKKKSRVSKDIAKADLVLNADHYGLEKVKERILEYLAVQKRMDKLKGPILCLVGPPGVGKTSLGESIAKATGRQYVRMALGGVRDESEIRGHRRTYIGSMPGKILQNMAKAGVKNPLFLLDEIDKMGNDFRGDPASALLEVLDPEQNSKFADHYAEVDYDLSDVMFIATSNSLNIPTPLLDRMEIIRLSGYTEDEKINIAMQYLVPKQMKRNGVKEGELIIDESAVRDIIRYYTREAGVRSLDREIAKICRKVVMQITLSEDKKKAAKSKAKPKAVKVDAGNLHDYLGVRRFDYGVAESENRIGQVTGLAWTEVGGELLTVEAVALPGKGVIQCTGQLGDVMKESVSAAWSVVRSRAESVGLAPDFYEKKDIHVHVPEGATPKDGPSAGIAMTLAMVSAFTRIPVRADVAMTGEITLRGEVLPIGGLKEKLLAALRGGIKHVLIPQDNVKDLEEIPENVKTGLTIHPVKWIDEVLALGLESQPAPWAETVPAEAAAAGKSRPSRAKATKH, from the coding sequence ATGTCAAAAGAAAAAACGATAGAGCAATACCGTGCCTTGAGCACTTTGCCGCTGCGTGATGTAGTGGTTTATCCGCACATGGTGCTGCCGCTGTTTGTCGGCCGCCCGAAATCCATTGCTGCCTTGGAAGCGGCAATGGCCGATGACGAACCGGTGTTCCTGCTGGCGCAGAAAGAATCCGAATTGGAAGAGCCTGCGCCTGCCGATCTGCACCAAACCGGTACGGTTGCCCAGGTTTTGCAGGTGTTGAAACTGCCTGACGGCACGGTGAAAGTGTTGGTGGAAGGCCTTTACCGGGCCCGTGCGCTGACGGTTGAAGACAACGGCACGCTGTTTGTTTCACATGTAGAAGCACTTGACGATGAAGCGGGCGACGACCATCCCGATGTCGAAGCTCTGCGCCGCACGCTGCTGTCGCAATTTGAACAATACGCCAAGTTAAACAAAAAAATTCCGGCGGAAATCATCAACAGCGTCCACGGCATCAAAGAAAACGGCCGCCTGACCGATACCGTTGCCGCCCATCTGCAGTTAAAACTGACCTACCGCCAACAGCTTTTGGAAACCGAAAACGTGATGGTGCGTATGGAATTGCTGCTGGCCCGCTTGGAAGCCGAGCTGGACATTATGCAGGTGGAGAAACGCATCCGGGGTCGGGTCAAACGCCAGATGGAAAAATCCCAGCGCGAATATTATCTGAACGAGCAGGTTAAGGCGATTCAGAAAGAGTTGGGCGAGGAAGACGAGCGCAGCGAACTGGAAGCCTTGGAAGGCAAAATCAAGGCCGCAGGCATGACCAAAGAGGCGGAAGAAAAATGTTTGTCTGAGTTGAAAAAACTGAAAATGATGCCGCCGATGTCGGCCGAATCGACCGTGGTGCGCAACTATATCGATATTCTGCTCGAACTGCCGTGGAAGAAAAAATCCCGTGTCAGCAAAGACATTGCCAAAGCCGATTTGGTGCTGAATGCCGACCATTACGGCTTGGAAAAAGTCAAAGAACGGATTTTGGAATACCTTGCCGTGCAAAAACGTATGGACAAGCTCAAAGGCCCGATTTTGTGTTTGGTCGGCCCGCCGGGCGTGGGTAAAACTTCTTTGGGCGAATCGATTGCCAAAGCCACTGGCCGCCAATATGTGCGTATGGCGCTGGGCGGCGTGCGTGACGAAAGCGAAATCCGAGGCCACCGCCGAACCTATATCGGTTCGATGCCGGGCAAAATTTTGCAGAACATGGCCAAAGCCGGTGTGAAAAACCCGTTGTTTTTGTTGGATGAAATCGACAAAATGGGCAACGATTTCCGAGGCGATCCGGCCAGTGCGCTGCTGGAAGTGCTTGATCCCGAACAAAACAGCAAATTTGCCGACCACTACGCCGAAGTGGATTACGATTTGAGCGATGTGATGTTTATCGCCACATCCAACAGTCTAAATATTCCGACCCCACTGCTGGACCGTATGGAAATTATCCGTCTGTCGGGCTATACCGAAGACGAAAAAATCAATATCGCCATGCAGTATTTAGTGCCGAAGCAGATGAAGCGCAACGGTGTAAAAGAGGGCGAGTTGATTATTGATGAAAGCGCCGTGCGGGACATTATCCGTTATTACACCCGTGAAGCCGGTGTACGCTCGCTGGATCGCGAAATTGCCAAAATCTGCCGCAAAGTGGTGATGCAGATTACCTTGTCGGAAGACAAGAAAAAAGCTGCCAAATCCAAAGCCAAGCCGAAAGCGGTCAAAGTTGATGCAGGCAATCTGCACGATTATTTGGGCGTGCGCCGCTTTGATTACGGCGTTGCCGAAAGCGAAAACCGTATCGGTCAGGTAACCGGTTTGGCGTGGACGGAAGTCGGCGGCGAACTGCTGACAGTCGAGGCCGTGGCATTGCCGGGTAAGGGTGTGATTCAATGTACCGGCCAGCTGGGTGATGTGATGAAAGAATCAGTATCTGCCGCTTGGTCGGTGGTGCGTTCCCGAGCCGAATCGGTCGGACTTGCGCCTGATTTCTACGAGAAAAAAGACATTCACGTCCATGTTCCCGAAGGGGCAACGCCGAAAGACGGGCCGAGTGCCGGTATCGCCATGACCTTGGCGATGGTGTCAGCATTCACCCGGATTCCGGTGCGTGCCGATGTGGCGATGACGGGCGAAATTACCCTGCGGGGCGAAGTGCTGCCGATCGGCGGTTTGAAAGAAAAACTGCTGGCGGCGTTGCGGGGCGGCATCAAACATGTGCTGATTCCGCAAGACAATGTCAAAGATTTGGAAGAAATTCCGGAAAACGTCAAAACCGGCCTGACCATCCATCCGGTGAAATGGATAGACGAAGTCTTGGCATTGGGTTTGGAAAGCCAGCCTGCGCCGTGGGCGGAAACCGTGCCTGCGGAAGCTGCGGCGGCGGGAAAAAGCCGTCCGTCAAGAGCAAAGGCAACCAAGCACTGA
- the lipB gene encoding lipoyl(octanoyl) transferase LipB, producing the protein MKIVQKGLVDYQPTFEAMKAFNAGRTDTTEDELWVVEHPPVFTQGLAGKPEHLLIQDDIPVVQIDRGGQITYHGPGQLVVYTMIDFKRRKTSVRSIVSALENSIIATLAEYHIQAAADPKRPGVYVGEKKIASLGLRIKNGSVYHGLALNVDMDLSPFTHINPCGYAGMEMTQIADFVRPCPALAEVAGKLTAHLYTQLTAKESS; encoded by the coding sequence ATGAAAATCGTGCAGAAAGGTTTGGTCGATTACCAGCCTACTTTCGAAGCGATGAAGGCATTCAATGCCGGACGCACCGACACTACCGAAGACGAATTGTGGGTGGTCGAACACCCGCCGGTGTTTACCCAAGGTTTGGCCGGCAAACCCGAACACCTGCTGATTCAGGACGATATTCCCGTGGTTCAAATCGACCGGGGCGGTCAGATTACCTACCACGGCCCCGGCCAGTTGGTCGTTTATACCATGATCGACTTCAAACGTCGCAAAACCAGCGTGCGCAGCATCGTGTCCGCACTGGAAAACAGCATTATTGCGACACTGGCGGAATACCATATTCAGGCCGCCGCCGACCCCAAACGCCCCGGCGTTTATGTCGGCGAGAAAAAAATCGCCTCTTTGGGCTTGAGAATTAAAAACGGATCGGTATATCACGGGTTGGCACTGAACGTCGATATGGATTTAAGCCCGTTTACCCACATCAATCCCTGCGGCTACGCCGGTATGGAAATGACCCAAATTGCCGACTTCGTCCGCCCCTGTCCGGCCTTGGCCGAAGTGGCCGGCAAACTGACCGCACACCTCTACACGCAACTTACAGCGAAAGAATCCTCATGA
- the lipA gene encoding lipoyl synthase, protein MSEIKTDDPKRGVKLKGADKTARIPIKVVPLEQKLKKPEWIRAKLPGKKFFEIKSLLREQKMHTVCEEASCPNISECFTKGTATFMIMGDICTRRCPFCDVGHGRPNMLDPDEPKNLAESVKAMNLRYVVITSVDRDDLRDGGAQHFADCIKAIRETSPNTKIEILVPDFRGRLDIALNILAETPPDVMNHNLETHPDLYRKARPGADYKHSLELLRRYKEMMPHIPTKSGIMVGLGETDEQVREIMRDMRANQIEMITIGQYLQPSDGHLPVLRYVTPDQFKEFEKEAYEMGFSNAAIGAMVRSSYHADEQAAEALRESHGGCHH, encoded by the coding sequence ATGAGCGAAATCAAAACAGACGATCCTAAACGCGGCGTCAAACTCAAAGGTGCCGACAAAACCGCACGCATTCCGATTAAAGTGGTTCCGCTGGAACAGAAACTGAAAAAGCCCGAATGGATTCGTGCCAAATTACCCGGAAAAAAATTCTTTGAAATCAAAAGTCTTTTGCGTGAACAAAAAATGCACACGGTTTGCGAGGAAGCCTCTTGCCCGAATATCAGCGAATGTTTTACCAAAGGCACGGCAACCTTTATGATTATGGGCGACATCTGCACCCGACGCTGTCCGTTTTGCGACGTGGGCCACGGCCGCCCGAATATGCTCGATCCGGACGAACCGAAAAATCTCGCCGAATCCGTAAAAGCAATGAATCTGCGCTATGTGGTGATTACCTCGGTTGACAGGGACGACCTGCGGGACGGCGGTGCGCAACACTTTGCCGACTGCATCAAAGCCATCCGCGAAACCAGCCCAAATACCAAAATCGAGATTCTGGTTCCCGATTTCCGCGGCCGCTTGGATATTGCCCTAAACATCCTCGCCGAAACCCCGCCCGATGTGATGAACCACAATCTGGAAACCCACCCCGATTTATACCGCAAAGCCCGTCCCGGTGCCGATTACAAACACTCGCTGGAACTTTTGCGCCGCTACAAAGAAATGATGCCGCATATTCCGACCAAATCGGGTATCATGGTCGGCTTGGGCGAAACCGACGAACAGGTTCGGGAAATCATGCGGGATATGCGTGCCAACCAAATCGAAATGATTACCATCGGCCAATATCTGCAGCCTTCAGACGGCCACTTGCCGGTATTGCGTTACGTTACGCCCGACCAATTCAAAGAATTTGAAAAAGAAGCCTACGAAATGGGCTTCAGCAACGCCGCCATCGGTGCCATGGTACGCTCAAGCTACCACGCCGACGAACAGGCCGCCGAAGCCCTGCGCGAAAGCCACGGCGGTTGCCACCACTAA
- a CDS encoding HP0495 family protein — protein sequence MSAAAQNEQKSLIEFPCTFPLKVMGAVHPDFEKAVLETVRLHAPDTEARHITTRPSSKGNYTGATVQVNVSSQEQLDNIYRALTSHELVKVVL from the coding sequence ATGTCCGCCGCAGCGCAAAACGAACAAAAATCCCTGATTGAATTTCCATGCACCTTCCCGCTGAAAGTAATGGGCGCAGTCCACCCCGATTTTGAAAAAGCCGTTTTGGAAACCGTCCGCCTTCATGCGCCGGACACCGAAGCCCGCCACATTACCACCCGCCCGAGCAGCAAAGGCAACTATACCGGCGCTACCGTTCAGGTCAATGTCAGCAGCCAAGAGCAGTTGGACAACATCTACCGTGCGCTGACTTCCCACGAATTGGTTAAAGTGGTGCTGTAA
- the ubiE gene encoding bifunctional demethylmenaquinone methyltransferase/2-methoxy-6-polyprenyl-1,4-benzoquinol methylase UbiE, giving the protein MSDQKTHFGFSTVDEREKAGKVAEVFHSVAKNYDIMNDVMSGGLHRVWKHFTINTARLKKGGKVLDIAGGTGDLSRGWAKRVGKEGEVWLTDINSSMLTVGRDRLLNEGLILPVSLADAEKLPFPDNYFDLVSVAFGLRNMTHKDAALKEMHRVLKPGGTLLVLEFSKVYKPLEGVYDLYSFKLLPVMGKLIAKDADSYQYLAESIRMHPDQETLKQMMHDAGFDSVDYHNMSAGIVALHKGVKY; this is encoded by the coding sequence ATGAGCGACCAAAAAACCCACTTCGGATTCAGCACCGTTGATGAGCGGGAAAAAGCCGGCAAAGTAGCCGAAGTATTCCACTCGGTAGCCAAAAACTACGACATCATGAACGACGTGATGTCCGGCGGCCTGCACCGTGTCTGGAAACACTTTACCATCAATACCGCCCGCCTGAAAAAAGGCGGCAAAGTGCTGGACATTGCCGGCGGTACCGGCGACCTTTCCCGAGGCTGGGCAAAACGGGTCGGCAAAGAAGGCGAAGTCTGGCTGACCGACATCAATTCTTCCATGCTCACTGTCGGCCGCGACCGCCTGCTCAACGAAGGCCTGATTTTGCCCGTATCGCTGGCCGATGCCGAAAAATTACCGTTTCCCGACAACTATTTCGACTTGGTGTCCGTCGCTTTCGGTCTGCGCAACATGACCCATAAAGATGCCGCCTTAAAAGAAATGCACCGTGTTTTAAAACCCGGCGGCACATTGCTGGTATTGGAATTTTCCAAAGTGTACAAACCCTTAGAAGGCGTATATGACCTGTATTCTTTCAAACTGTTGCCGGTGATGGGCAAACTGATTGCCAAAGATGCCGACAGTTACCAATATTTGGCGGAATCCATCAGAATGCACCCCGATCAGGAAACCCTGAAACAAATGATGCACGATGCCGGTTTCGACAGCGTCGATTACCATAATATGAGCGCCGGTATCGTGGCGCTGCATAAAGGCGTGAAATACTGA
- a CDS encoding gamma-butyrobetaine hydroxylase-like domain-containing protein, which translates to MQHIVPDEIRLRQDRTALVLVYGGEPKTLPAEYLRVYSPSAEVRGHAPNQEVLQTGKADVTVMGLEPVGQYAVKITFSDGHDSGLYDWAYLHKLAYQYDELWEDYLRRLQAAGASRQADPDRQAAVKTGCGGGSCGCKH; encoded by the coding sequence ATGCAACATATTGTTCCGGACGAAATCCGCCTGCGGCAAGACCGCACCGCCTTAGTGCTGGTGTACGGCGGTGAACCGAAAACCTTGCCGGCGGAATATCTGCGGGTGTATTCCCCCAGCGCCGAAGTGCGGGGACACGCCCCGAATCAGGAAGTATTGCAGACCGGCAAAGCAGACGTAACCGTGATGGGTTTGGAACCGGTCGGACAATACGCCGTCAAAATCACTTTTTCAGACGGCCACGACAGCGGCCTTTACGATTGGGCATATCTGCACAAACTGGCCTATCAATACGATGAATTGTGGGAGGACTATCTGCGCCGTCTGCAAGCAGCAGGCGCTTCCCGCCAAGCCGATCCCGACCGCCAAGCCGCCGTCAAAACCGGCTGCGGCGGCGGAAGCTGCGGCTGTAAACATTAA
- the rlmB gene encoding 23S rRNA (guanosine(2251)-2'-O)-methyltransferase RlmB, which yields MANQRLIYGFHAVNARLWQNPKSITELYLQEGKNDARSREVLEKAAAENVRLHFADAERLNALSKGARHQGVVGFIDASKNHVHLEDVLENLQEPPCLLILDGITDPHNLGACLRTADAMGVHAVIAPKDKSAGLNATVSKVACGAAETVPYITVTNLARTLRELKEYGIWIVGTDMGGEADLYHCTLPDSIAWVMGNEGQGMRRLTREHCDMLVSIPMFGTVESMNVSVSAGMVLSETRRQRTLKAEAV from the coding sequence ATGGCCAACCAACGACTGATTTACGGTTTTCATGCCGTCAATGCCCGCCTGTGGCAAAATCCGAAATCCATTACCGAACTGTATCTGCAGGAAGGTAAAAACGATGCCCGCAGCCGGGAGGTATTGGAAAAAGCCGCTGCGGAAAACGTCCGCCTGCATTTTGCCGATGCCGAACGCCTCAATGCTTTGAGCAAAGGCGCACGCCATCAGGGGGTGGTCGGTTTTATCGATGCTTCCAAAAACCATGTTCATCTTGAAGATGTGTTGGAAAACCTGCAAGAGCCGCCCTGCCTGCTGATTTTGGACGGCATTACCGACCCGCACAATCTCGGCGCTTGTCTGCGTACTGCCGATGCGATGGGCGTACATGCGGTGATTGCACCGAAAGACAAAAGCGCCGGCCTGAATGCCACTGTCAGCAAAGTTGCCTGCGGCGCTGCCGAAACCGTTCCCTATATCACGGTAACCAACCTTGCCCGCACGCTGCGTGAACTGAAAGAATACGGCATTTGGATCGTCGGCACGGATATGGGCGGCGAAGCCGACCTCTACCACTGCACCCTGCCCGACAGCATTGCCTGGGTAATGGGCAACGAAGGCCAAGGCATGCGCCGCCTGACACGGGAACATTGCGATATGCTGGTTTCGATTCCCATGTTCGGTACGGTGGAAAGTATGAACGTATCCGTCAGCGCCGGCATGGTATTAAGCGAAACCCGCCGCCAGCGGACATTGAAAGCCGAAGCGGTGTAA
- the rbfA gene encoding 30S ribosome-binding factor RbfA has product MRKPQRGYARQDRVKEQIMREMAELVRTDLKDPRAGFITITDVEITRDYSHATIFYTVLNDTARSVSEEALEHAKGHLRSELAKRIKIFKIPELHFKYDESLERGMTLSALIEQAAAEKPVED; this is encoded by the coding sequence ATGCGCAAACCCCAACGAGGCTACGCCCGCCAAGACCGAGTAAAAGAACAGATTATGCGGGAAATGGCAGAGCTGGTCCGCACCGATTTAAAAGACCCGCGAGCCGGCTTTATCACCATTACCGATGTCGAAATTACCCGTGATTACAGCCACGCCACCATTTTCTACACCGTATTGAACGACACCGCCCGCAGCGTAAGCGAAGAAGCACTCGAACACGCCAAAGGCCACCTGCGCAGCGAATTGGCCAAACGGATTAAAATCTTCAAAATCCCAGAGCTGCATTTCAAATACGATGAATCTTTAGAACGGGGCATGACCCTTTCCGCCCTGATCGAACAGGCCGCCGCCGAAAAACCGGTTGAAGATTGA
- the ilvD gene encoding dihydroxy-acid dehydratase, with translation MPDYRSKTSTHGRNMAGARALWRATGVADADFGKPIIAIANSFTQFVPGHVHLHNMGQLVAREIEKAGAIAKEFNTIAVDDGIAMGHSGMLYSLPSRDLIADSIEYMVNAHCADALVCISNCDKITPGMLIAAMRLNIPTIFVSGGPMEAGKVIGAINIADERRLDLIDAMVEAADDNVSDAAIAEVEQNACPTCGSCSGMFTANSMNCLTEALGLSLPGNGSYLATHAGRKDLFLEAGRLIVEITKRYYEQNDESVLPRSIATKKAFENAMTMDIAMGGSTNTILHLLAVANEAGVDFKMADIDRLSRIVPCICKTAPNNHDYYMEDVHRAGGIFAILKELEKAGKLHTDVYTIHAPTLGEAIKRWDVTNPDNTEAIERFKAAPGGVRTTQAFSQNRMWKTLDLDREKGCIRSVEHAYSQDGGLAVLFGNIAERGCVVKTAGVDDSILKFTGKARVFESQDAAVEGILANTIEPGDIVIIRYEGPKGGPGMQEMLYPTSYLKSKGLGKACALLTDGRFSGGTSGLSIGHASPEAAEGGAIGLVEEGDIIDIDIPNRSINLRISDEALAERRRNMEALGNRAWKPKNRDRYVSPALRAYGAMATSADKGAVRDVSQIER, from the coding sequence ATGCCGGACTACCGTTCCAAAACCTCTACCCACGGCCGCAATATGGCGGGCGCACGTGCGCTGTGGCGTGCGACAGGCGTGGCCGATGCCGATTTCGGCAAACCGATTATTGCCATTGCCAATTCGTTCACCCAGTTTGTGCCGGGCCATGTCCATCTGCACAATATGGGCCAGCTTGTCGCCCGTGAAATCGAAAAAGCGGGTGCGATTGCCAAAGAATTCAATACCATTGCCGTGGACGACGGCATTGCCATGGGCCACAGCGGTATGCTGTATTCGCTGCCGAGCCGTGATTTGATTGCCGATTCCATCGAATATATGGTCAATGCCCACTGCGCCGATGCGCTGGTGTGTATTTCTAACTGCGACAAAATCACTCCCGGTATGCTGATTGCCGCCATGCGTCTGAACATTCCGACCATTTTCGTTTCCGGCGGCCCGATGGAAGCGGGTAAGGTGATTGGTGCGATTAACATTGCCGATGAGCGTCGTTTGGACTTGATTGACGCTATGGTTGAAGCGGCTGATGACAATGTTTCCGATGCGGCGATTGCTGAAGTCGAGCAAAACGCCTGCCCGACCTGCGGCTCGTGTTCGGGCATGTTTACCGCCAATTCGATGAACTGCCTGACCGAAGCCTTGGGCTTGTCGCTGCCGGGCAACGGCTCATATCTGGCGACCCACGCCGGACGCAAAGACCTGTTTCTCGAAGCAGGCCGTCTGATTGTCGAAATTACCAAACGTTATTACGAACAAAACGACGAAAGCGTGCTGCCCCGCAGCATTGCCACCAAAAAAGCCTTTGAAAACGCCATGACCATGGACATTGCCATGGGTGGTTCGACCAATACCATTCTGCATTTGCTGGCGGTTGCCAACGAAGCCGGTGTCGATTTCAAAATGGCCGATATTGACCGTTTGAGCCGCATTGTGCCGTGTATCTGCAAAACTGCGCCGAACAACCACGATTACTATATGGAAGACGTGCATCGTGCCGGCGGCATTTTCGCCATTCTGAAAGAATTGGAAAAAGCGGGCAAACTGCATACCGATGTGTACACCATTCACGCACCGACTTTGGGCGAAGCCATCAAACGCTGGGACGTAACCAATCCGGACAACACCGAAGCCATCGAACGCTTCAAAGCTGCGCCGGGCGGCGTGCGCACCACGCAGGCATTTTCGCAAAACCGCATGTGGAAAACGCTCGACCTCGACCGTGAAAAAGGCTGTATCCGCAGCGTGGAACACGCTTATTCGCAAGACGGTGGCTTGGCCGTGTTGTTCGGCAATATCGCCGAGCGGGGCTGCGTGGTGAAAACCGCCGGCGTGGATGACAGCATTTTGAAATTCACCGGCAAAGCCAGAGTGTTTGAAAGCCAAGACGCTGCGGTAGAAGGCATTTTGGCCAACACCATCGAGCCGGGCGACATTGTGATTATCCGTTACGAAGGCCCGAAAGGCGGCCCGGGTATGCAGGAAATGCTGTATCCGACTTCCTACCTCAAATCCAAAGGTCTGGGCAAAGCCTGCGCCCTGCTCACCGACGGCCGTTTTTCCGGCGGTACATCGGGTCTGAGTATCGGCCACGCCTCGCCGGAAGCCGCAGAGGGCGGCGCAATCGGTTTGGTGGAAGAGGGCGACATCATCGACATCGACATTCCGAACCGCAGTATCAACCTGCGCATTTCCGATGAAGCCCTTGCCGAACGCCGCCGCAATATGGAAGCCCTCGGCAACCGTGCGTGGAAGCCGAAAAACCGCGACCGCTATGTTTCTCCGGCGCTGCGTGCCTACGGTGCGATGGCGACTTCCGCCGACAAAGGCGCAGTACGGGACGTATCGCAAATCGAGCGTTAA